The Coffea arabica cultivar ET-39 chromosome 1e, Coffea Arabica ET-39 HiFi, whole genome shotgun sequence genome has a window encoding:
- the LOC113688815 gene encoding beta-glucosidase 12-like — translation MPEIVQAGGLDAIAHYRHYKDDVRVMKEMGLDSYRFSISWPRILPTGRRTNGAGINEKGIQFYNSLIDELLANGIKPMVTIFHWDVPQALEDEYHGFLDKKIVIDFVDYVDLCFSRLGDRVKHWITFNEPWSFSVGGYATGTLAPGRGDSSNARTDIAFQFPSSKATSQQASEFAGAPKQGNAATEPYIVSHHQLLAHAAAVQLYRQKYQRSQKGKIGITLVSNWAVPYHNTKEDRDAAQRAIDFMFGWFMDPITHGDYPSSMRSLVGHRLPKFSKPESELLKGSYDFLGFNYYTANYVLNEPGPPYTLDSRAKCTPYRNGKPIGERAASDWLYVYPKGILEHVDYIREKYNNPPIYITENGRDEFNEKNLSFWLAFFDPKRISYHYRHLRFLKKAIDKGANVKGYYVWSLMDNLEWSTGFNSRFGMNFIDYADGLKRYPKLSAGWFKFFLHNDEETNA, via the exons ATGCCCG AAATTGTTCAAGCTGGAGGACTCGATGCCATTGCACATTATCGCCACTACAAA GATGATGTGCGGGTGATGAAGGAAATGGGACTTGATTCCTACAGATTCTCAATCTCATGGCCTAGAATATTGCCTA CTGGAAGAAGAACTAATGGAGCTGGGATAAACGAGAAAGGAATACAATTCTACAATAGCCTCATAGACGAGCTGCTTGCCAACG GTATAAAGCCAATGGTGACTATCTTCCATTGGGATGTACCCCAAGCATTGGAGGATGAATACCATGGGTTTCTTGACAAGAAGATTGT GATTGACTTTGTGGATTACGTAGACCTATGCTTCAGCAGACTTGGTGATCGAGTGAAACACTGGATAACATTCAACGAGCCATGGAGCTTCAGTGTGGGAGGGTACGCAACGGGCACTTTGGCACCTGGTCGTGGAGATTCTTCTAATGCAAGAACTGACATAGCATTCCAGTTTCCCTCAAGCAAGGCAACTTCACAGCAAGCATCGGAATTTGCTGGTGCTCCCAAGCAAGGGAACGCCGCCACTGAGCCATACATAGTGTCACACCACCAGCTTCTGGCTCATGCTGCTGCTGTTCAATTATACAGGCAGAAGTATCAG AGGAgccaaaagggtaaaattggtATTACACTTGTGTCAAATTGGGCTGTACCTTACCACAATACTAAAGAAGATCGGGATGCTGCACAAAGGGCAATCGACTTCATGTTTGGATG GTTCATGGATCCCATAACCCATGGCGACTATCCAAGTTCAATGCGGTCTCTTGTAGGCCATCGACTTCCAAAGTTTTCTAAACCGGAATCAGAACTCTTGAAAGGATCATATGATTTCCTGGGATTCAACTACTACACTGCTAACTATGTGCTCAACGAACCAGGTCCTCCTTACACTTTGGATTCTCGGGCTAAATGCACTC CTTACCGTAATGGCAAACCAATTGGAGAACGG GCTGCTTCTGACTGGCTCTACGTTTATCCAAAAGGAATATTGGAACATGTTGATTACATTCGAGAGAAATACAACAACCCCCCTATTTACATTACTGAGAATG GGCGTGATGAGTTCAATGAAAAGAACTTGTCTTTCTGGCTAGCTTTTTTTGACCCCAAAAGGATATCTTATCACTACAGGCATCTTCGATTTCTGAAGAAAGCAATAGA CAAGGGAGCAAATGTGAAAGGATACTATGTCTGGTCATTGATGGATAATTTAGAATGGAGCACAGGTTTTAATTCTCGTTTTGGTATGAACTTCATTGACTATGCTGATGGTCTGAAAAGGTATCCAAAACTGTCAGCTGGATGGTTTAAGTTCTTCCTCCACAACGATGAAGAAACTAACGCTTGA
- the LOC140016049 gene encoding uncharacterized protein, translating into MAGLQSPGGGAGSSFAAALQNQPSSSSLSPCKIKTAAQYRGEPTVLFSEEDIAKLSAPFKFAVVGKFSHGRPSLDVIRKSFSAIGFKSNFAVGLLDQRHILIRFCLEEDFLRCWTKGLWSITEFSMRVFKWSTDFTVSSESSRAPVWIALEHLPIHFFDKMSLFSIASTIGNPLQIDTATASLARPSIARICMDLDISKELPVRVWIGTGNHGFWQRVLYENLPLYCPLCSRQGHSSDGCRQNKQRRDGPRPATAAAVAQTQEVRGGAQHSNATPHPALAVLTTVDAQTQDGSGAAAADQEALDGRCDAVHKGKQGQVETAEHRYSDPAKLVDETGPLQVTANPPVLGSIYDDSQIQPALHEKMSPQGSLSDGEELPEEGGDFNAIRTLAEYTGRANQDLGAISDFNTAIFDCHLQELPYSGSSYTWSGVRAGARIWKRLDKVLINQQWLNFLPNTSVQHLNRATSDHTPLLVNLRSADASVPKPFKFQNFWVSSSCFKSTVQSNWELPTQGYGMYRLAFKLKRMQACLRHWSKQHFGNIFQAVRQNEFEVQQKEILFEATPTDEARAELHRAKACLLQSLRVEEDYWHQKARLRWLKDGDSNTRYFHASVREKRSKLAIHRIKDEGGIWMEDEDRIGQAAVCFFQRLLTAEEVSDVDDLLIHIPKLVSANEN; encoded by the exons ATGGCTGGCCTCCAGTCGCCTGGAGGTGGGGCTGGCAGCTCCTTTGCTGCCGCGCTCCAGAATCAGCCGTCATCTTCGTCATTGTCTCCTTGCAAGATCAAGACTGCTGCTCAGTATCGAGGGGAACCAACCGTCCTGTTTTCAGAAGAGGATATTGCGAAGCTATCTGCTCCTTTCAAGTTTGCTGTCGTGGGAAAATTCTCCCATGGAAGGCCAAGCCTGGATGTCATCCGTAAGTCATTCTCGGCGATAGGCTTCAAATCCAACTTCGCTGTCGGACTTCTAGACCAGAGGCATATCCTCATACGATTTTGCTTGGAGGAGGATTTCCTACGGTGTTGGACGAAGGGCTTATGGAGCATTACAGAATTTTCCATGCGTGTTTTTAAGTGGAGCACTGACTTTACAGTATCCAGTGAATCCTCACGAGCCCCTGTCTGGATTGCATTGGAGCATTTacctattcatttttttgataaaatgtccCTGTTCTCCATCGCCAGCACCATTGGCAACCCGCTGCAAATTGACACCGCTACTGCCTCCTTGGCGCGGCCCAGTATTGCTCGAATATGCATGGACCTTGATATCTCAAAGGAATTGCCGGTTCGCGTCTGGATTGGGACAGGCAACCATGGCTTCTGGCAACGAGTCCTCTACGAGAACCTGCCGCTTTACTGCCCACTTTGCAGTCGACAGGGGCACTCCAGTGACGGCTGTCGGCAAAACAAACAACGCAGAGATGGCCCAAGGCCTGCTACGGCGGCGGCGGTCGCCCAGACCCAAGAGGTGAGGGGCGGCGCACAACACTCCAATGCTACTCCGCACCCAGCGCTCGCGGTCCTCACGACCGTGGATGCCCAGACACAAGACGGGAGTGGCG CTGCCGCGGCGGATCAGGAGGCTTTGGATGGTCGTTGCGACGCTGTGCACAAAGGCAAGCAAGGGCAGGTTGAGACTGCCGAGCACAGATACTCCGACCCTGCGAAGCTCGTAGATGAGACCGGCCCTTTGCAAGTGACTGCAAACCCACCAGTTTTGGGTAGTATCTACGATGATTCGCAAATTCAGCCGGCTCTGCATGAGAAGATGTCTCCCCAAGGATCCCTCTCGGATGGGGAGGAACTGCCAGAGGAGG GGGGGGATTTTAATGCTATCCGTACGCTGGCGGAGTATACGGGTCGGGCAAACCAGGACCTGGGTGCCATTTCAGATTTCAACACAGCAATCTTTGACTGCCATCTTCAGGAGTTGCCGTACTCCGGAAGCTCATATACGTGGTCCGGAGTTAGGGCAGGAGCTAGGATATGGAAACGTTTGGATAAGGTCTTAATCAACCAGCAATGGCTCAATTTCTTACCAAATACTTCGGTTCAGCATCTCAACCGGGCCACCTCTGATCATACGCCCTTATTGGTGAATCTGCGCTCTGCTGATGCTAGTGTTCCGAAGCCCtttaaattccagaatttctgGGTTTCTAGCTCATGTTTTAAATCGACGGTGCAGAGCAATTGGGAACTTCCTACACAGGGATATGGTATGTATCGGTTGGCTTTCAAGCTAAAGCGAATGCAGGCATGTTTACGCCACTGGAGCAAGCAGCATTTTGGAAACATCTTCCAAGCTGTCCGGCAGAACGAGTTTGAGGTACAACAAAAGGAAATCTTGTTTGAAGCTACCCCGACGGATGAGGCGAGAGCTGAACTCCATCGGGCAAAAGCCTGCCTGTTGCAAAGTCTCCGGGTTGAAGAGGACTACTGGCATCAAAAGGCGCGCCTGCGTTGGTTGAAGGATGGGGACTCCAATACACGATATTTCCATGCATCGGTTAGAGAGAAACGCTCAAAGCTGGCCATTCATCGCATTAAGGATGAGGGGGGGATttggatggaggatgaagaCCGGATTGGCCAGGCAGCGGTGTGTTTTTTCCAGCGTCTTCTTACAGCTGAGGAGGTCAGCGATGTTGATGATCTTCTCATACACATACCGAAGCTAGTGTCTGCGAATGAAAACTGA